AAAGTTAACCCTGATattcaatatattatttttagggtaaaacaaaaaaaagaagaagagagaagataATAATTTTAAGGAGAGAGAAGATAATAGATTTTAAGTCACTtttgttattttaaaattttaagattctgttaaaaaaaaaattatatgttttgttaGGAGTCATGGAAATCCAACTTGCCTGACTACTGGATACCAGAGGATTGTGTCACTTTCTCTTGTTCTCACTCTAGGCTAGACCTGAGGTGAAGCCTACAAGTCCAACTTGCTTTACTGTGCAGATTGGCTTGCTTGCTGTGCTTGTAGGTGCTTATGTTGACCTTATTATGGCTTGGTGACTACTATTTTGTAATTATTGAAACGTTCTTCTAGGCCtgacctttttttttaattaaaaataatttaaaacacaaaagaatcataattttatttcaaaattttgacCAAGACGCCATTTTATAAAATGGATTTATTTCTATACATGTAatagcataaaaaataaaattgttgTCCCGATTGTTTCATCGATTAATACATAAGTGTTTGTTATTTCTCAACCCTATTattcatttataaaaagaaaaagataaatatataaaatatctacaaaataataaacatttaattttcattgtcataatacttatatttaatttattatcatgTTCATACTCATGAACTACAATGTTTTTTTTGTAGTGGTGCTAAAAAATACTATATAATTGCTGTAGAGGTTAAGCTGCCTTTTCATGTTCTTATTTTTAAACTACTAAAAATGTCAATTTTAAACTTCATCAAGGATAAGTTAGTAGTTTATATTATATTTCAAACTTTGTTAATCAATTATGATTTCTTTTATAAGCTTATAGAATTTTACTACCAGTGGCAAAAACAATATAATTtgtctataattttttttttcatattcctTTTAAACTAATAAGGATATCAATTTGAAGTCAGACAAAGGATTATAAGTTAGTTTGTATCTTATTTTGAATCTTTATTTCTCAGTTATTGTGTTGTTATAtggagttataatatttttataatgatattatattataacTAAGCCGATTCAATCGATCCAATGTAGACGAcagaaccctctctctctctctctctttataacTAAGTCTCAGCTCACAATCTCTTACTGCTCCTGACCCTCTATGACAACTTGTCATAAACATTATTGTTTTTCCCAGATCATGGCCTTATGTAGACCCTCTCAATATGTTAAGTCAAATTGATTTGTTCCCATCAAACTTTAATTTAACTTGTTTAATACCATGTAATGAATTTGTTGTAAACAACTTTATTAAACTTATTATTGGTGAGTATATAATGAACAGTAGGATGAGATGTCATACAGTTGGAACCACCTGGGCGGCGTCTTCTTCATCGTGATACTGTGAGCGGTTACGAAACCAGTCCTCGTCCATTGCGCCCCTTGGATGCACCTATTGGCTGCCATGGCTTCTTATATTTTCTGGCGTTACGTTCGTCATATATTTCGGGTCCATGCCTCAGCTCACTATCTTTTATTTCTCCGTCCCAACTTGTCTTATTCATTATTTCTTTTCCCTGATCATGGCCTTACATAGACCCTCTCGATGTTAATCCAAATTGAATTATTCCCATCTTACTTTAATTTAACTTGTTTTATACcatgcaatgcaatgcaatgaACTTGTCGCTATGAATGTAAACAACTTTAATGCTCTAACTTATATTGCTGAGTACATAATGAACATTAGGAGGAGCTGCAACAAGAAGCACATAATTCTCGTCCATGGCGCTTGCCATGGAGCATGGTCTTGGTACAAGGTGACGACCCTGTTGAGGTCCGCTGGGTACCAGGTTACGGTGCCGGACCTCGCGGCCTCCGGCGTCGACGAGCGGCGGTTGGAAGACCTGCGAACGTTCACCGACTACTCCCAGCCGCTCCTGGACATATTGGCCTGCCTCCCACCTGGTGAGAGGGTCATTCTGGTAGGCCACAGCCTCGGAGGCCTCAACATAGCGCTGGCTATGGACAGGTTCCCCGAGAAGATCGCCGCCGCGGTCTTCGTCACCGCCTTCATGCCCGATTCCGTCAACCCGCCCTCCTACGTCATGGACAAGGTATTGCTGTTCGAATTCTGATGCACATTTCAGACCTGTTATTATAATTTCATGAATACCATACTAAGTTCCACCGTCTGTAACTCGAATTAGGAACGCGTCGACTGGCTTGCTTTCCTGTACGACTACCTTACATATTAAGTTCCACTCTCTGTAACTCGAATTAGTGACGTAATGACTGGCTTGCTTTCCTGTACAGCATAAAGAGGAGAAACCCATGTTAAATTGGGGCGACACACAATTTGGCTTGTCCGGGGACGAAGATAAAGGTCCCGCTTCCGTGCTATTTGGCACCGAGTTCTTGTCCAAGCTTTACACACGTAGCCCACCCGAGGTACGTATGCATGCACAGCCACTGTTCATCTTCTGCGAGTCATTCTACTGCTAGGGCTGAACAACAGTTGTGCAACCATGAAATGCTTGGAAGGACCTGACGCTGGCGAGGACCCTTGTGAGGCCTTCGTCTGCGTTCCTTGAAGACCGCGCGTCCATGCCTCCCTTCTCCCCGTCGGGATACGGATCGGTGGAGAAGATCTACGTGGTGTGCGCTCAGGATGAGATCATCAGGGAAGGGTTTCAGCGCTGGATGATCGAGAACAACCCAGTGAAAGAGGTGAGAGTGCTGGAGGATGCCGACCATATGCCCATGTTCTCAACCCCGAAGCAGCTGTTTCAGTGCCTCTCGGATGTTGCCGATGCCTATGCTTGATCCTCCCGGGTTTTACGAATACTGTGGCCATAGTAAAGAAGATAGTTGGACGTGTGTTACTGCTATGATCGATGCATCAAGGTTTGCTATCAAATCATGGACAGCTGAGAAGACAAGAAAACAAATAGGTTCTGTCAAAATTAGGTTGTAATGCATAGTGTCGTAGATATTTCTCCCCGCCAACTCTGATCACATTGCGTGAATCtcctaattaaaataaataaataaatttctcgTTTCAATATTTAAAAATTCTCACCAGAGTTTtaactttttaaaataataaaagtaaCCCTCCGATAATTATTatctatttttctttaaaatactCCTATTAAAAACTGTTATATTCTTTTCCTAAATTTTTAATAAACCAACCCATATAATTAAACCGATTCAAACAATCTAAAACTTTAACCGGTTCAAATAAATTATActaaataatttactaatatttattcatttaatttattaaaataataataataaaaatatttctatatttttagaaaaatcatttaatttgttgaggaaaattctccctctaataaataggagagagacatgTTAGTAGTTTCTTTACTTGTCATAGCTACTTGCCATAGCACCTCCAAATGAATTATGGAGAAGGAACGGGCGACGGGAGCTGCAACAAGAAGCACATAATTATCGTCCATGGCGCTTGCCATGGAGCATGGTCTTGGCACAAGGTGACGACCCAGTTGAGGTCCGATGGGTACCAGGTTACGGTGCCCGACCTTGCGGCCTCCGGCGTCGACGAGCGGCGGTTTCAGGACCTGCGATCGTTCATCCACTACTCCCAGCCGCTCCTGGACATATTGGCCTGCCTCCCCCCTGGTGAGAGGGTCATTCTGGTAGGCCACAGCCTCGGAGGCCTCAACATAGCTCTGGCTATGGACAGGTTCCCCGAGAAGATCGCCGCCGCGGTCTTCGTCACCGCCTTCATGCCGGATTCCGTCAACCCGCCCTCCTACGTCATCGACAAGGTATCGCTGTTCGAATTCTGATGCACATTTCAGACCTGTTCTTATAATTTCATGAATACCATACTAAGTTCCACCGTCTGTGACTCGAATTAGGAACGCGTTGACTGGCTTGCTTTCCTGTACAGCATAAAGAGGAGAAACCCATGTTAAATTGGGGCGACACACAATTTGGCTTGTACGGGGACAAAGACGAAGGTCCCGCTTCCATGCTATTTGGCGCCGAGTTCTTATCCAAGCTTTACACACGTAGCCCACCCGAGGTACGTATGCATGCACAACCACTATTCATCTTCTGCGACTCATTCTACTGCTAGGGCTGAACGACAGTTGTGCAACCATGAAATGCTTGGAAGGATCTGACGCTGGCGAGGACCCTTGTGAGGCCTTCTTCCGTGTTCCTCGAAGACCTCGCGTCCATGCCTCCCTTCTCCCCGTCGAGATACGGATCGGTGGAGAAGATCTACGTGGTGTGCGCTCAGGATGAGATCATCAGGGAAGGTTTTCAGCGGTGGATGATCGAGAACAACCCAGTGAAAGAAGTGAGAGTGCTGGAGGACGCCGACCACATGCCCATGTTCTCAACCCCGAAGCAGCTGTTTCAGTGCCTCTCGGATGTTGCCGATGCCTGCGCTTGATCCTCCGAATAACGTGGTCATAATAAAGTAGATTTGTAGTTGTATTTGCGTTGCAGCTATGATTGATGCATCATGGTTTGCTATCAGAGCAATGGTGTAGCTGTTTGATATATCAAATGACACCCAACAAGACAAGAGAAACATAATGGGTTTTGTCGATATTAGGCTGTAATGCCGAGTGTTATAGACATTTTTGCGTAGCCAACCTTTGTCACCTTGTTCAGATTACCTGATTCTCCTAATCTATTTAATGTGGACTCTGTTGCCTGACTGCTTGAGACCTGAGGGTTGTACGCTCTTCTCGTGTTCTCATGTGAAACGTAGCTGCAAATTGCAGATTGGCCTCGCTCGCTTTGCCTCTAGGAGACTATATTAACTATGACTAGGTGACTGCTATTTCGTAATTAATGGGGACGTTCTTCTATTCAGCTTTGCAAACTCCAATTTCGCTTATCATGCATGCATTCCACCACGTGACTTTATGTAACTTCCTTTGCTCCAAATAGAAATTGAAGTCCCATAACAAATGAGAAATAATTGGATCCATCCAGAATGAACATTTCCTTACAGGCGTGTGAGATAGTACCCAAGATGGACaattgctttgtaataattggacTGAACTCAGATAAGACCCACGGAGACTTGATgcgcggaagaggaatcagcgataTCAATTTAGGTAGGTAAAGACTTCCTCAGTTGTTGGAAGGttaacagtaaaataataaaataataaaattatcatagttaatatCACTCCTTCCGGTCACATCATATAACTTTTGAATCGTTCTTGTTTTTCTTATAATTGAAATTCTTAAATAATGTACCTAACCAATCTAAGTGATGATTCAGGTGAAACCACTTCGGTACTTACTTGAATTATATCATCCTCTTCTAAAATTATAACTTTTTTATGTTGTCCGTTATTTTTTCGGTTTCAAATTTATTATTCATCAAACTTAACATCTCTtcacatcacaactttatttgtaaTAGGATTTAGAGTTTCTAACAAttgaaattattatatttttgacatttatcctcaatttttattttttttcgttGGTATCTTAGCAAATACAATACTTtcaaaaattctcaaatgatcaactcttggtttttatAAGCGTCATACTTATTCTGGTATAAGAAacttgttaagcaaataaactataCAAGCAATAACATCTCCCTAAAATTctttaaaaaatcttctttcCTTTAATATGTATCGGATCATATTAAGCATAGTCCTATTTTTTCGATATCATTTTGTTAAGGTGTATACAACATGgtgaattaatataaaattttattatttctataaaaaaaataaatttatttaatatatattcacTATccctatttatttttaaatatttaatcttataactAATTTATCTTTCTACTAAATTCTTAAAATCTTTGAATttacttttaaaaaaatttctttaagAAATTCTTATTCTGGTATAAGAAacttgttaagcaaataaactataCAAGCAATAACATCTCCCTAAAATTctttaaaaaatcttctttcCTTTAATATGTATCGGATCATATTAAGCATAGTCCTATTTTTTCGATATCATTTTGTTAAGGTGTATACAACATGgtgaattaatataaaattttattatttctataaaaaaaataaatttatttaatatatattcacTATccctatttatttttaaatatttaatcttataactAATTTATCTTTCTACTAAATTCTTAAAATCTTTGAATttacttttaaaaaaatttctttacATATAAACTCAAGTTTTTCTACGTGAAGAGGTAAGAAAATACTTACTTCCTCAAGTAATACTAGACTAATAAATCCATAAATATTTGAATGCACTAAAACGAGTTTaaagactttttttttccttGCTCGTAACACATACTCTCATATATTATATTTGATGAATGATCAATTCTTAGTAATCCTATCATCATATTATACTTTTTTAGAAGTTTCATAGTCGCAatatttaagtgagcatatctaagatgttATAATATAGAATTATCCTAAATAttagttttaaaataatttaattgataaaaaaatacataaatatagatgaaatattttatttattatcatttttatatgtaaaattaatgttttattcttgtcacaAATTGAAAGAGTCATATTTCTCATCATAACTTTTTCAAGTAATTACCCCgatcttagaatattatttttcatatcaagaaCATAACAAATATCTGAAATGTATACTTCTTTATCATTATTAAGTCTAAAAAAAAATTTACCTCTACCGCTTACTAGTTTTTGAGACGGTTCACTAAATGTAATGTTGCAAGAATAACTTAtatctatttaaaaaaataattctttGATACCACACATGTAATTTGAAGTTTCTATATATCTATATTATGTTATACATTTATTTTCTTTCAAATTATTATAAGTCATTAGTAAAACttgatttttattcttctttttttaataaaatttatatatcacctttattattatgattataataatattcaaaaGAGTAATGTCTATACCTTTTACAAACATAACAttgtattttagattttttagaaTTTCTACCATGTCTACGACCATATCCTCGACCATAATCTCAATCTCTTTAATTAGAATTTTCTCTATCACTTTTATTGGTTTGAGATTATTGATTGATCTGATTTATTTTACATTTTCCTCTTTGTCCATGACATCTTCTTCTTTTAGATTTTGATTCACTTTTATTTTTGGAGGGCAAGCTTCTTTTGTGATGCTTACTTTATAGATTTTTCATATCATCTTCTTGTAAGCCTTTATTTATGAATTTGAAGAGAACCTATTAGTTATTCTAAATCTTTAGATTATTTAATcattacaaaaataaaatcaaactttggatcacctttttttttttttttttgctccttCAGTTGAAGTTGGTTCAATAAATCTATCTTCTATAGACTTCCATATATCTTGAGAGACCTTCATTTCGATGtactatatatcataattttttttttattaatctagTGATTTGGAGTTGGATGATGTTTGAGGAAAAGACCATAGTTTAACTTGACTTTGATACTAAATATTGAATTAGATAGAGAGAAAAGATAGAGTTACAATACAATGGAAGAGTAGAACAAGAAAAAATATTCTATGTTTTACTAAAAAATTCTCTATGTTAGATGAAGTTTATATAGTTCTCAAAACACTATATTCATTACATTTAATATGAACCATTCTTTATCAAAAGAATCtttaatatttcaaatatttttataatattttgataaattttgTCCCAACAAAATCTACGTATAACCAGCGGTGCATCACTATTTTTGGTTGACCAATTCTCAAGCATGGGAAGGACGGGTGGTGAAGGCCTCGAACGAAGAGAACGCCAGGCTACGTTCCCATCGTCCCCCCTTTGCGGCCGTGCGCATTCCCCGCGGATCTTCCCTTCCGTTGCGCTCTCTCGTTCCTACAGGTTGGCGCAGTCATGTTTTGCCTTCCTATTCCCTTTCTCTTATTTATATATACACCCCGTCCCCCTTCTCCAACCTTTGCTCCTCCCAGCCTCCGCCTGCTGCTCTTCTCTTCGTATTTCTTCTTCATACATTCTTCTCGTCCAAAGCTTTACTTGTTCATCGGCCATTCTCCCCTTGATGGGGGAGGGAAAAGACAGCAGCGGTGGCAGTGGGCATGGAGCCATGCACGCCAACGTGCCGATGCCGCACTCGGACCCGCTCATTCACCATTCGTCAGCTGACGATGACTACTACGCGCGGCACAGCAGCTCCTCGGCCACCGCCAGCTCCGGGTACTACTCGGACCACCCCACGGCCGCGAGTGGTGACAGCTCACCCTTCGTCATGTCCCCCTGGCATCAGAGCGCCCCTTATCCGCCCTGCGACCCCGCCTCCGCTGACGCCGCCGCGCTTCCCTGCACGGGGCTCATAGGCTCCCTGGTGCGGGAGGAGGGCCATATCTACTCGCTCGCCGCCATCGGCGACCTCCTCTACACGGGCTCCGATAGCAAGAACATCCGCGTGTGGAAGAACCAGAAGGACTTCGCCGGGTTCAAGTCTAGCAGCGGGCTTGTCAAGGCCATCGTCATCGCGGCCGACCGCATATTCACCGGACACCAGGATGGCAGGATCCGGTCGTGGAGGGTGTCCCCGAAGGACGCCACCGTGCACAAGAGGATCGGAACTCTTCCCAGGCTCAAGGACGTCCTCCGGAGCTCTCTCAACCCGTCCAACTACGTCGAGATCCGCCGCAACCGCAGTGCGCTCTGGATTCGCCACTCCGACGCCATCTCGTGCCTCAGCCTAAACGAGGAACAGGGGTTGCTTTACTCCGGATCCTGGGACAAGACCTTCAAGGCGTGGCGGATCTCCGACTCCAAATGCCTGGAGTCCGTCGTTGCCCACGACGACGCCGTTAACTCCGTAGTGGCCGCCTTCGACGGGCTCGTCTTCACCGGGTCCGCCGACGGCACCGTCAAGATGTGGCGAAGGGAGAAGCAGGGGAAGGGCATCAAGCACACGCTAGTGCAGACTCTCCTCAAGCAGGAGTTCGCCGTTAATTCGCTGGTAGTCAGTCCCACGGCGCCCATCGTCTACTGCGGCTCTTCAGATGGACTCGTCAATTTCTGGGAGGGGGAGCACCACCCGACCCACGGCGGGGTACTCCGAGGCCACAAGATGGCAGTGCTGTGCCTTTCCGCGGCCGGGAGCCTCCTGCTGAGCGGCTCCGCGGACAAGACCATCTGCGTGTGGAGGCGCGAGGGCGCGGCACACACCTGCCTGTCTGTGCTCAGCGGACACTCCAGCCCCGTCAAGTGCCTCGCGATGGAGACGGAAGCCGGCAGCGAGGAGAACGGTGGCAGCTACGCCGCCGCGAGGTGGATCGTGTACAGCGGCAGCCTCGACAAGTCGGTGAAAGTGTGGCGGGTGTCGGAGCAGGCGCCGCTGGAATTGGAGCAGTCGGGGGCATACGGGGGGAGCAACAGCGGCGGAAGCAGCGGTGGCACCGGACAAGCCTATGGTGGGTCGGTGGGCCAAGAATTCGAGATGCCGGTCGAGCAACTACGAGCCGCCGCATGAGATCTACATGCGATGGCGCTTATGACTGCTGCAAAGCGGGAGCCCTCTTCCTGTGATTCGAGGCTGATCGTTGTGTGTGTTCCGGACTTGGGAATTCGTGCTGCCTTGTTGTTTTCATGTATACGACTGAGTTGAGGGCGATCGGGATGTTTGGTGTACGCGGAACAATACGAGTTGGATGATTAATTAACGAGCGAACTCTTTGAGGGACACTGTCACAGAATTTATGGTGTTCTCAATTATTTATCATGCCATTtatattcaaaaaaaagaaaaagaaaaaggaaagcgtTCACTATGTGTTTGTTGCAAAGAAGGGACAAAGATTGTTTTGCTGCAAAAGATTTCGTCAGGAAATAATGGTTTAGAAAACACCTATGCATTTGCACGTAAACCTAAAATCTTTCTAACTTGCTCGCTCGCCACCCACCGCAGCATAAGAGGGGAGGATGTGCGATTCGTGGAATCGACGAAGTACCAAGTGGCAGACTTCAAGGTGGGGTTTTACAACGGCGATCATGACGACGGCAAGCCCTTTGATGGGGTGCTGGGGCTCCTGGCCCACGCGTTCTCGTCGGAGAGCGGCAGTCTACACCTGGACGCGGCGGAGCCGTGGGTGGTGGACTTCGGGTAGGAGGAGTTATAGCTAGCGGTGGACCTATCAGTGGATGATCAAGTGCGGCGGGCGAGCAGAGGAGGTGAGGTT
The DNA window shown above is from Musa acuminata AAA Group cultivar baxijiao chromosome BXJ2-4, Cavendish_Baxijiao_AAA, whole genome shotgun sequence and carries:
- the LOC135608897 gene encoding protein JINGUBANG-like, which encodes MGEGKDSSGGSGHGAMHANVPMPHSDPLIHHSSADDDYYARHSSSSATASSGYYSDHPTAASGDSSPFVMSPWHQSAPYPPCDPASADAAALPCTGLIGSLVREEGHIYSLAAIGDLLYTGSDSKNIRVWKNQKDFAGFKSSSGLVKAIVIAADRIFTGHQDGRIRSWRVSPKDATVHKRIGTLPRLKDVLRSSLNPSNYVEIRRNRSALWIRHSDAISCLSLNEEQGLLYSGSWDKTFKAWRISDSKCLESVVAHDDAVNSVVAAFDGLVFTGSADGTVKMWRREKQGKGIKHTLVQTLLKQEFAVNSLVVSPTAPIVYCGSSDGLVNFWEGEHHPTHGGVLRGHKMAVLCLSAAGSLLLSGSADKTICVWRREGAAHTCLSVLSGHSSPVKCLAMETEAGSEENGGSYAAARWIVYSGSLDKSVKVWRVSEQAPLELEQSGAYGGSNSGGSSGGTGQAYGGSVGQEFEMPVEQLRAAA
- the LOC135609312 gene encoding salicylic acid-binding protein 2-like; the protein is MNVNNFNALTYIAEYIMNIRRSCNKKHIILVHGACHGAWSWYKVTTLLRSAGYQVTVPDLAASGVDERRLEDLRTFTDYSQPLLDILACLPPGERVILVGHSLGGLNIALAMDRFPEKIAAAVFVTAFMPDSVNPPSYVMDKHKEEKPMLNWGDTQFGLSGDEDKGPASVLFGTEFLSKLYTRSPPEDLTLARTLVRPSSAFLEDRASMPPFSPSGYGSVEKIYVVCAQDEIIREGFQRWMIENNPVKEVRVLEDADHMPMFSTPKQLFQCLSDVADAYA
- the LOC103980201 gene encoding salicylic acid-binding protein 2-like — protein: MNYGEGTGDGSCNKKHIIIVHGACHGAWSWHKVTTQLRSDGYQVTVPDLAASGVDERRFQDLRSFIHYSQPLLDILACLPPGERVILVGHSLGGLNIALAMDRFPEKIAAAVFVTAFMPDSVNPPSYVIDKHKEEKPMLNWGDTQFGLYGDKDEGPASMLFGAEFLSKLYTRSPPEDLTLARTLVRPSSVFLEDLASMPPFSPSRYGSVEKIYVVCAQDEIIREGFQRWMIENNPVKEVRVLEDADHMPMFSTPKQLFQCLSDVADACA